A portion of the Pleuronectes platessa chromosome 15, fPlePla1.1, whole genome shotgun sequence genome contains these proteins:
- the bhlha9 gene encoding class A basic helix-loop-helix protein 9, translated as MSCSSVEVSEFSEEELELGILGEEEDDGSHKASYEDSESSDSSPSDLEEGQTKKRNRPVRSKARRMAANVRERKRIMDYNQAFNALRVALNHDLSGKRLSKIATLQRAINRISALSVFLNSNPPGKACSHRECNRATAGAAVTGASRPDQTRLTVPRLEHQSYIPWHASLSHQVQPQLGPHVHRLPTEPHVYMDNMVSSCPPSPHYPCYPTEGQLYASHGHCSSPHNHPPSPLGYPQVGEGLGYQPGMWASCTQGYVDTFVEPPPALGLPWQVSYKSESEHSLSLCSDIL; from the coding sequence ATGAGCTGCAGCAGTGTCGAAGTATCAGAGTTCTCTGAAGAAGAGCTCGAGCTTGGAATTCTGGGTGAAGAAGAGGACGACGGGAGTCACAAGGCGTCCTACGAAGACAGCGAGAGTTCCGACAGCAGCCCGAGTGACCTGGAGGAGGGCCAGACCAAGAAGCGCAATCGACCGGTGCGTTCAAAAGCTCGGAGGATGGCAGCCAACGTGCGCGAGCGGAAGCGCATCATGGACTACAACCAGGCCTTCAATGCCCTGCGCGTCGCCCTGAACCATGACCTCAGCGGCAAGCGGCTGTCCAAGATCGCCACGCTGCAGAGGGCCATCAACCGCATCTCCGCGCTCTCAGTGTTCCTGAACTCCAACCCCCCCGGCAAGGCCTGCAGCCACCGGGAGTGCAACAGGGCCACCGCGGGGGCCGCTGTCACGGGAGCATCTCGGCCGGACCAGACCCGGTTAACGGTCCCGCGTCTAGAGCATCAGAGTTACATCCCCTGGCACGCGTCCCTCTCTCACCAGGTGCAGCCACAACTTGGGCCTCACGTACACAGGCTGCCCACGGAGCCCCATGTCTACATGGACAACATGGTGTCATCGTGTCCCCCGTCCCCACACTATCCCTGTTACCCCACTGAGGGACAGCTTTACGCCTCGCATGGACACTGCAGCAGCCCGCACAACCACCCGCCCAGTCCTCTGGGGTACCCTCAGGTGGGCGAGGGGCTGGGCTACCAGCCGGGGATGTGGGCCTCTTGCACGCAGGGATATGTGGACACTTTTGTTGAGCCGCCTCCCGCTCTGGGGCTTCCATGGCAGGTGAGCTACAAGTCAGAGTCCGAGCACAGCCTGTCTCTGTGCTCGGACATACTGTAA